A section of the Candidatus Polarisedimenticolia bacterium genome encodes:
- a CDS encoding serine hydrolase domain-containing protein, which produces MKRIGTKSIAISLLLACVAVPARGEITCRATIHGTVAQRWQQHMTLEAADGFSGSLLIAEGEWVRYTGEWGPPAQDKIATPFWIGSISKVVTAVAVLKLVEQGKLALDAPISTYLGQVPERWQGVTVHQLLSERSGLPDARAADGIADRGKALKAILALQPMKKPGELESSNDGYTLLAVLIEVASGQSFESYVQTQIFDPSSMKHAGFWGFEPSPSPVAAPASPEQSKKMSHRIWRDGHSVANWGYRGGTGMFAVREDLYYLWMMLRTNKVLKESTFASMISPKSEGLASDAQGHGYGLNFKLSGGKVYEFWQMGEEDWLGHSALIKVSGERLTVVLSNSGRSGDSTWTHRIEEGLLACANQ; this is translated from the coding sequence GTGAAGAGAATCGGAACCAAGAGCATCGCCATCTCTCTGCTGCTGGCCTGCGTCGCGGTGCCGGCGCGGGGGGAGATCACCTGCCGCGCCACCATCCATGGGACCGTGGCGCAGCGCTGGCAACAGCACATGACGCTCGAGGCAGCCGACGGCTTCTCGGGGAGCCTCTTGATTGCCGAGGGCGAGTGGGTGAGGTACACGGGAGAGTGGGGTCCGCCAGCCCAGGACAAGATCGCGACCCCCTTCTGGATCGGCTCCATCTCGAAGGTGGTGACAGCTGTCGCCGTCTTGAAGCTGGTCGAGCAGGGAAAGCTGGCGCTCGACGCGCCGATCTCCACCTATCTGGGTCAGGTGCCGGAGCGCTGGCAGGGGGTGACCGTGCATCAGCTCCTCTCGGAGCGCTCCGGATTGCCCGATGCCCGCGCCGCCGACGGGATTGCCGACCGCGGGAAAGCGCTCAAGGCAATCCTGGCCCTGCAGCCCATGAAGAAGCCGGGAGAGCTCGAAAGCTCAAACGACGGATACACGCTGCTCGCCGTCCTGATCGAGGTGGCCTCCGGACAGTCCTTCGAATCGTACGTGCAGACGCAGATCTTCGATCCGTCCTCGATGAAGCACGCCGGCTTCTGGGGATTCGAGCCCTCTCCGTCGCCCGTAGCGGCGCCGGCAAGCCCGGAGCAGTCGAAGAAGATGTCGCATCGAATCTGGCGCGACGGACATTCGGTGGCCAACTGGGGGTATCGCGGCGGTACGGGGATGTTCGCCGTGCGTGAAGACCTGTACTACCTGTGGATGATGCTGCGGACCAACAAGGTATTGAAAGAAAGCACTTTCGCCTCGATGATCTCCCCCAAGTCCGAGGGGCTCGCGTCCGACGCCCAGGGCCATGGTTACGGGCTGAACTTCAAGCTGAGCGGCGGGAAGGTCTACGAATTCTGGCAGATGGGGGAGGAGGACTGGCTGGGGCACAGCGCCCTGATCAAGGTGAGCGGGGAGCGGCTCACCGTGGTCCTGTCGAACAGCGGCAGGAGCGGAGATTCGACCTGGACGCATCGGATCGAGGAAGGGTTGCTCGCATGCGCCAATCAATGA
- a CDS encoding prolyl oligopeptidase family serine peptidase, which translates to MAGLLMAGLAAETALSADSAAPAGVAGLYELEPQRVIGVTAIRDHLMFTDFGREMTGGPLAWDGEQLVARRASGDIVSLKPVLDGEGKVTSIVWSNPGEGSRQAKRLDFQRKEVSFSNGDVTLKGTLVLPQGKGRAPAVVRISGAGPTDRVNTIDEYFAYHGIAFLSYDKRGSGESQGDWKKAGVEDLANDAAAAVSFLAKQPEIDASRIGLGAGSVGGWVAAAVTGRVPHPAFVFMQAGPALSFSGELLYEAEAALATMGLTRKQFNDAMAYQKWKIKQIASGAVQTDRGWEALQQRTEQTKGQPWAEALAPWPRDSWRWENFRVMMPFDPAPYWEKYHGPVLALYGGKDDKVPAQRNADALRAALKRAGNLDVTVEIIPEADHAGMDATKKDGDIVTFAPGYLTRPLQWVLDRLNKK; encoded by the coding sequence ATGGCGGGTCTTCTGATGGCGGGCCTCGCGGCAGAAACGGCCCTATCCGCGGACAGCGCGGCTCCGGCGGGCGTCGCCGGCCTCTACGAGCTCGAGCCGCAGCGGGTGATCGGCGTGACCGCCATCCGCGACCATCTGATGTTCACCGATTTCGGCCGCGAGATGACGGGCGGTCCGCTGGCCTGGGACGGCGAGCAGCTGGTCGCGCGCCGCGCCAGCGGCGACATCGTCTCGCTGAAGCCGGTCCTGGACGGCGAGGGAAAGGTCACATCCATCGTCTGGTCGAATCCTGGGGAAGGGTCCAGGCAGGCGAAACGGCTCGACTTCCAACGGAAGGAGGTGTCGTTCAGCAACGGCGACGTGACCCTCAAGGGGACCCTGGTCCTGCCGCAGGGGAAGGGGCGCGCTCCCGCGGTGGTGCGCATCTCCGGCGCCGGCCCCACCGACCGCGTCAACACCATCGACGAGTACTTCGCCTATCACGGCATCGCGTTCCTGAGCTACGACAAGCGCGGCTCCGGCGAATCGCAGGGAGACTGGAAGAAGGCGGGCGTCGAGGACCTGGCCAATGATGCCGCCGCGGCCGTGTCCTTCCTGGCCAAGCAGCCGGAGATCGATGCATCACGTATCGGCCTGGGCGCCGGCAGCGTGGGAGGATGGGTGGCCGCCGCGGTGACGGGCCGCGTGCCGCATCCGGCCTTCGTCTTCATGCAGGCCGGCCCGGCGCTGAGCTTCTCGGGCGAGCTCCTCTACGAAGCGGAGGCCGCGCTGGCGACGATGGGCCTCACCCGCAAGCAATTCAACGACGCCATGGCGTATCAGAAGTGGAAGATCAAGCAGATCGCGTCGGGAGCCGTGCAGACCGACCGGGGCTGGGAGGCGCTGCAGCAGCGCACCGAGCAGACCAAGGGCCAGCCGTGGGCCGAGGCGCTGGCCCCCTGGCCGCGCGATTCCTGGCGCTGGGAGAACTTCCGCGTCATGATGCCGTTCGATCCGGCGCCTTACTGGGAGAAATACCACGGGCCGGTCCTGGCGCTGTACGGCGGCAAGGACGACAAAGTCCCGGCGCAGCGCAACGCCGACGCGCTGCGTGCGGCGCTGAAGCGCGCGGGAAACCTCGACGTGACCGTCGAGATCATTCCGGAAGCCGACCACGCCGGAATGGACGCTACGAAAAAAGACGGCGACATCGTCACCTTCGCTCCCGGCTACCTAACCCGTCCGCTCCAGTGGGTCCTTGATCGCCTGAACAAGAAGTAG
- a CDS encoding DUF4136 domain-containing protein, with translation MIELRKSLWIPLLVLLALATHPSPARAGVDVGFDDSVDFSGYKTYAWGEGGWVAMKSMTEANIHKSVEQELKAKGFTKVESQPDLHVITYASGTSDSSMDAISFAYVPNTWTAWFSAATTSRTTTKGRLVVDLVDARSGQLVWRGIANENLGLDPNTESTGKKVFKVVKKMFEEYPPEKKK, from the coding sequence GTGATCGAACTCAGGAAATCGCTCTGGATTCCGCTCCTCGTCCTGCTCGCCCTTGCAACGCACCCCTCTCCGGCGCGTGCCGGTGTCGATGTCGGCTTCGATGACTCGGTGGATTTCAGCGGCTACAAGACCTACGCCTGGGGGGAAGGGGGATGGGTGGCGATGAAGTCGATGACCGAGGCGAACATCCACAAGTCGGTGGAGCAGGAGCTGAAGGCAAAGGGTTTCACGAAGGTCGAGTCTCAGCCCGACCTGCATGTCATCACCTACGCCTCGGGCACGAGCGATTCGTCGATGGACGCGATCAGCTTCGCCTACGTCCCCAACACCTGGACCGCCTGGTTCTCCGCCGCCACCACCAGCCGGACGACCACCAAAGGACGGCTGGTCGTCGACCTGGTCGACGCGAGGTCGGGCCAATTGGTGTGGCGCGGCATCGCCAATGAGAATCTGGGCCTGGATCCGAACACTGAGTCGACCGGCAAGAAGGTGTTCAAAGTGGTGAAGAAGATGTTCGAGGAGTATCCACCTGAGAAGAAGAAATAG
- a CDS encoding YciI family protein produces MKTTLWILLATLLMGAAQSSPGPPSPAPPKAPAPPAAPATQAAPVPPSAPPRAGQMTTYFIGFLKKGPTWTAESSGELKSLQEAHLANIRRLVESGELVLAGPFTDDGELRGLFLFQVDSLAKAKALCDTDPMVKSGHLVVELHPWMGPRGIRYERSDGAGH; encoded by the coding sequence ATGAAGACGACACTCTGGATTCTGCTGGCAACCCTGCTCATGGGCGCCGCCCAGTCATCCCCCGGACCGCCGTCTCCCGCTCCGCCGAAGGCTCCCGCTCCTCCGGCGGCCCCCGCCACCCAGGCGGCTCCCGTTCCGCCGTCGGCTCCTCCCCGGGCGGGGCAGATGACGACCTACTTCATCGGATTCCTCAAGAAGGGGCCTACCTGGACGGCGGAGAGCAGCGGAGAGCTCAAATCGCTGCAGGAGGCGCATCTCGCCAACATCCGCCGGCTGGTCGAAAGCGGCGAGCTGGTCCTCGCGGGACCGTTCACCGACGACGGCGAGCTGCGGGGGTTGTTCCTCTTCCAGGTCGACAGCCTCGCGAAGGCAAAGGCGCTGTGCGACACCGACCCGATGGTGAAGTCGGGGCATCTCGTCGTGGAGCTGCACCCCTGGATGGGTCCCAGGGGAATCCGCTACGAGCGCTCCGACGGCGCCGGCCACTGA